Part of the Acidobacteriota bacterium genome, TTCCAAGATCCGACGATGCGAGCCAACTCCCAGCGGGCCGTCGTCTGGAACAGTGCGTGAACGTGATTCGGCATCACGACCCAGGCGTAGAGGGTGTACCGCTCGCCGTCGAAAAACAGCAGCGCGTCCTGCACGAGTTGAGCCGCGCGTGGCGCGCGAAGCAGACAATTGCCATGCCCGGCGTCTATCCAGTCGTCAATTCTCTGCCGCCGCTCTGTGTCACGGGATGCAGACGCGTTCGTCGCGACCTCGACATTGAGACGAGCGAGCGCATCGGCAGGCAAGCTGTCTGCAAGATGGAAGGTGACGTGTTGGACGACGCGTTCGGAATCGAAATGCGGCAAGTACCCGCGCGAGCGCCACGCCTGAGGACTGTCGCCGAGACTAATCCAAGAATCGCCGCGCTGCATCGGAACGGATTCTATCGGATCGCCAGCCTCGGGCATTAGGCGCTGCGTCTTCCCTGGGATCGCCACGCTCCAGCGTGGCTAGATCCGGAGCCGGGCTGGAGCCCGGCGATCCCAGGGCGGGTCACGCTGCCAACTGTCTGATCGGTGTCGAGCCTGGGATCGCCACGCTCCAGCGTGGCCTCTCTTCGAGCCGGGCTGTCCGCCTCCGCGCGAGGCGCTACGGCGAGACCTCGACTGTAGCTCAACGAGCGAAGTCGAGGAGCCGGCGATCCCGGGGGCGGCATCGCTAATTGCCGGGCTGGAGCCCGGCGATCCCAGGGGTGTCCCGCCGTCAGGAC contains:
- a CDS encoding transposase, which produces MQRGDSWISLGDSPQAWRSRGYLPHFDSERVVQHVTFHLADSLPADALARLNVEVATNASASRDTERRQRIDDWIDAGHGNCLLRAPRAAQLVQDALLFFDGERYTLYAWVVMPNHVHALFQTTARWELARIVGSWKSFTGRRLAKFPEALAGPVASGPVWHRDYWDRFIRDEQHFHAVRRYIHDNPVKAGLVSRPEDWNWSSARLSSDSRAV